The DNA region AGAAGCGCAGGTATGGCTGAAGGATAACCTAAAGAACTCCTCTGAGAAGAAAGCTCTTACACCGAATGAACGGTTGGGTAAGCGGATTGAACGTGACCTGAAAAGACACAGGGTCGGTGATACAGCACTGATTTACACAAATCATTACGCTATGTATGGGAAATATGGCTGGGGAGTAAAAATAGACCATCCTGATAAATCAAAGAAACATGCGGGTGCATTTAAGAAATCATCTGCATCCAGGGTATCACTCTATGCATTTCTTGAAGGCTTGAAAAGCGCGCGTGGGTTTACAAATACAGTCATTGTTGTTGAAAACGACTACATTGTAAATGCACTCCGAAAAGGGTGGCCAATGGCTTGGAGAGATAATAATTGGAACACCTGGAAGGGTAGATCGCCCATAAATGTCGATCTCTGGCAGCAAATATTACCATTATTTGAGGAAGTTGATCCATTACTTGAACTTATTCCTGTGCATGCAAGTGTGACATTGATTAAGGAAGCAAAGCTGTTAGCAATGGAAGCCTGCAAATCAAAGGATCTTAGGATTGATCGTGGGCTGCAACCGTTTAAGGGGAAGTTTAAGAAAAAGAGAAGACGGAAAAGGTCGAAGCACCCATTGAATTCAAAGCCCACCTATTCCTTCAGCATATAATCAGGGCATTAGGATAATGAGAAAAAAGAATGCTTATCTGAGTGGGATCAATCGCCTTACCAATGTTCAAGCAAGGGCAATTTGTGAGTCCAACGAGAGGTATGAAAAGAAGCATTTACATTACACTTCGGACACTGATAGAATGGTAATGGACGCAATCGATAAAATTCGTAATGCTATTCATGAAGGGAGATATGTTCCGCTTTGTGGTGCCAATCGATTGACGGC from Candidatus Neomarinimicrobiota bacterium includes:
- a CDS encoding RNase H family protein, with the translated sequence EAQVWLKDNLKNSSEKKALTPNERLGKRIERDLKRHRVGDTALIYTNHYAMYGKYGWGVKIDHPDKSKKHAGAFKKSSASRVSLYAFLEGLKSARGFTNTVIVVENDYIVNALRKGWPMAWRDNNWNTWKGRSPINVDLWQQILPLFEEVDPLLELIPVHASVTLIKEAKLLAMEACKSKDLRIDRGLQPFKGKFKKKRRRKRSKHPLNSKPTYSFSI